The genomic DNA GGCGCCGCCGCGAGCGCGCTGTTCACCCGGGCGTGGAAGGCGGTGGGCCGGGGCAGCGACGCCCCCGACGCGCTGGACGAGGGCCGCTCGTGGCGGGAGGTCCTGATCGCCGCGGCCCTGCAGGGCGCCATCTTCGCGACGGTGCGGGCGGCCGTGGACCGGGGCGGCGCCGTCGGCGTGCGGCGGCTCACCGGGACCTGGCCGGGGGGTTCCTGACCTCCGGTCCGCCTCGGCCCGGGAACG from Streptomyces sp. MRC013 includes the following:
- a CDS encoding DUF4235 domain-containing protein; translation: MSARGLPGRRSRAARRQKILYRPVGLLLGLVGGAAASALFTRAWKAVGRGSDAPDALDEGRSWREVLIAAALQGAIFATVRAAVDRGGAVGVRRLTGTWPGGS